AGGTGGCTGAATAAATCCTTTCAAGACATAAATTGGAGCACTGGCATTGGGGAATCTTATATGTGAATATGAGggaattttaaataatatcatgTTTGTTGCACCCCAGCTGTACATAGTGTGAGCTGCCTGACAATGACAGTTCTTACTTTTGCCCACGATTGATGATGCCACATATTCAAGCCCAGACTTGGCAGAGCCACATATTGTAAACCAACACTTGCCAAAAACCCACCTCAATTCCATTCCTGAAAATAATGTTTCCTGGGTGACTATTTAATTGTTTACTCCATCAGCTTTCTTCCTCTTATTAAAATAACACCAGCTTTTTACAACTTGTTCACAGAGCAAATTAGATTACGAAGGTTATAATCTGGTAAAACCTTAAACTCTTAATTTTAAAGGTCAGTGTGTAACTCACCCAGCACCTCTTTTAGCACCAAATTAAAATCTTCTTTCCATATATACCCTGACTACATGTAAAAATATAAGCACAATGGGGTTTAGTTTTATATGCAGCAGGTGTTCAAAGTTAGCAAAAAGTACTTGAAATGggtgtaaataaaacagaaacaaatacaaacagaCAATCTCAGTGCAAAACATTCAAGTAAGGAAAACACTTTTTGTCAACACAAAACATCTCATATTCTACAATACCATTTTATATCACTTAGCCCCTGCACTCTCTATTGTCTTCTGGATCTATGGCTACACTAAGACTCCTACTTAAATAGCAGGCTTTTAGCTAAAATAGTAAAAAAGCACAAACTGTTTGGGTTCTGACTTTAGTATATACTTAGTTGTAATATAATAAGGAGGTGAAATACAAGACCAAAATGCTCATGCTAATGGGGAAgtaaaaaatctctctctctctctttctatagagagagagagagagagttagagttaATGgacaatttaattgtaattttccaTTACAGCTGCTGATAATGGTGAAAATATCAATTTTTGCATGCTCAGAGATGGTACAGTGGAAAACTAAGAACAAATAAGCTAAAACTATTACAAAGACAAAGAATAAATAAGTTAAAACTATTAAATGCTATATTTGTAGGAtctatattattaaataacttttaaacattttgtgaCAGAAACATTTTTGGGGCGTTTCTTGTTTTTTCTTAAGAGCAATGTCAAATTTTTCTCACTTTAAAAAGCACTGGCTTTATCTGGAGGAAAAGTTATTAAGGCATAAGTGAGATGATCTGTTCTTTGTCAGTGTCATGATGAATCCAACCTCAAAAGATGGGTTAATACTTTTTTCATTTGCAAGGCATTATGATTTGTCTTGTCTTATCCTCTTACGCAGATTTCTTAGCCACAGCTAAACCAATGAGTCCCGCCAATCCAGCCAAACCCAAGCCAATGCCACCAACAATTGCCATTCCAACCAGCCCATCTAGAAAACAAATGAGAAGAATGTTAAATGCAAATTCCCTGTTTAATCTAAATATATGAGAAGATTATTTATATACAGGACCTGTATCGGCTTTACCAGAGGTAACCTTGTCCTGGTGGCCCCCCATCACTGCACATTTTCTGTCCCTTATCTCAGTGGTTTCAGTCCTCACGAACACccagctctgcacattttgtatgtctctctttgttaacgtacctgattcagataatcagctcattagaagtgagctccgtgcatgaactgtatTCCGATTGACGTGGTATCTACAGAGTATTCATTTTTCCCTGCTActtgagcaggggaaatctgatTAAATTTACTTAACTCCAGAACATTCATCCGCAGATTTGCGCTCCGCaacatcttcacacacagacaattGTGACATCATATATATctgtaaataattacaatttaaattcacgtcttgcATTatacttcaatgcactttgaatggaaaaTATACTTTCGCTTCAAACTGGAACCATGGCAAAATAtactgtgatgtccactttgcagggcacttacgtttaAATAGATCAAACGGCTGAAGTGATAAGAGATATAcataaaatgtgcagagcagggggtcgcgaggactggaattgagaaccactgccttatctaacacacctgattcaacttaTCGGTTGAATTGGATGTGTCCAATTCAtgtgagacatgcaaaatgtgggGCCTTCAGGACAAATTTAAAAAACCATGACCTAATGCGATCTATGTTTTTTACTGTACATGGATATCTTGACTTGAAAgtgtttaaattaacaattaattaattaaatgaccTACTTTTGTCACTGCCTCACCTGACACAGTTTAATAAATGGACACAAAGCGCCCTGAGGTTGGCTCAGCACCGTGCGTCTTAACCCTGTGCTCATTTTCATTTCCAGAAGTATTCAAATAGTGTTTAATTAATTCAGTCTTGTTTTACCATGGATTCCTATATTATGTAGACCTCACAGTACAGCATACAATATATCATGGCACTGCTCATCAATTAGGCAGGACAAAGATGGACACTGCATAATATAACTACACTCTTGAATGAAGAAATTGACTTCTGTTATACAAAACAATGAGAAAGATACATATTAACAATATTCATGCTCACCTTTCTTCATGGCGTTACCAATGAATTTCTCCAGTTCTTCAGCTTGAGAATTTCCTGGTTCATTCCTCAGTAATGTCTTAATGTATTTTTGAGCTCTCTCATATTCCTGAAATTATAGTAAAACAGGAGAATGAAAGTAGCAAAATCATTCCTAAGAGTTTTCTACTGAAAGCATCTGAAAAGCTCTGATAACAACCTTGATCTTATAATTGGCCACAGCCAGGTAAAACAGATAATCCCGCTGGTCATCCTTGGTACCCTTATGGATAAGTTCTGgtggaagataaaaaaaaattcttatttagATTTATTAACAAGACAAAACTTTCGGTTCATTACACCAAATGCTCTTAGACAACacaataattaatgaaaatagagattaaaaaatgtttgaaatgggataaaaaaaaatatagagttTTTTATTCAATTCCATCAAGTACCATCAAGTAGCACTATTCCCTTCTTGATGTCCTCCGGGTGTTTGCTCCTGATCAGACACCACGCATACTCGAACTGCGTGTCTTTAGACACAGAACTCTTTGATAACTCTGCCTTGTATTTCTTTCCAAATTTCTGaaaatcaaaataatacaaagttaACAACGTGTCCACGCCAAAAACTCTTTTAATTGATGATCAGGGCAAATAAAAAGCTATAAGCAGTAAGCACTAACATACAGACAATTAATTTGAGGTTATAAGTTAGAGCATAGAGCATTTGGCAATTTTATTCAGACAGGAAGTTTTCCCAcattatgttttatattgttttttttttttattgttgttttttttttttttttaattaaccattTCAAACCGATATGAAAAAATACCACAAATTACCTCCAGATCCTCTGGGGAAACAATCTCTCCAACAACAGCTTCCATGATAACGAAAATTATCACGGGTTTACTTTCTATGGTTTACAACCCAGACTGGACTGTTCCTCTTCTTCTTTCAATTTAGTGGCGGTTGTCAAGCAAATGTATTGTGCATTTCCGCCATCTACTGAGATGGAGTGTGGAGAATCAAACGAAACACAGGGGggcgaaaataataataataaaaaaaaactttatctaaattattttaattaaatctgtTGGCTTTAAAAAGCCTAGTAAAATCTAGAATCATGAGGGAATTTCTTTGTAGATTTTAAAGTGACAGACTATTTTATCCAACGACTTGATTTGATAATCTAACATTTACCTTTCATTTTTATATCTGAATCAAATTACTGTGCCTGGGTGTGTACATGTGTTGTAAAATCCTGTACGTTTCATGTTTTTCAATGATATGTAGGCCTAAAAACTGACTGAGTACTGTTTGTCTGTTTGTACCCTATGTAACTACTCTCCTACTGTATGTCCCACTATATTTTAGGTCCCAACATTGCCACAATGCCATCTCCTTTGAAACACATCTTTGTTTATACAGAATTACTTTTTTCAACTAAAGATCAACTGAAGGAGTGGCATATAACCATGTCCATAGAGGAACAATAGGCATGTTTGACTTGGCCTTATTTCCATAAATATTCCCATCCTCCCATTCCCATTCTCAATTGCagttttaaaacaacaataaatgtagGTTCTGGCGCTCTAgctgttaataaacagaactgcatgcaTCCCGCCGTTTATGTTTTACCGGCGATTCAAGCATTTCTATCTGCAATTCTTAATGCCTGAGTTTGTATAAAtaatgtgcatatttttcttcagtgatgtggAACTAGGCTATATTGTAAAACTGCAATAGTCTAATGATCAAAATGCAACATACTCTCCAAAGTGATTGTCATATAAGGACCCCAGTCTGTTCCAGCCAGACATTCTAATAGATACCCTGTTTGCATttgtcatacttttttttttttttaaatttgaattccTCCAAAACCTAAGGTTTCTTACCACAGATACCTGCTCTAACATCTTatagatatttaatttaattcttaatTTAATCCCCAGCAATTTGCCCATTTTCCTACCTCTTGGAGTTTCCTTTCTACATAACTTCCATTTCTTCCATTATTCCATAATGCACCGTCATCTCTGTACATTGATCTTCCTTGTActttagaaaaaaactaaattaaacatcatcattatattaaaaatgtacacttaatatCCAGCAATATCGTCAACTTGatttcacagatactatttaaactgaactgagctggacgatgacatcactgaatttgaTAATGAACTGCATTTAAGTGaaagttgagttttactgttgtCCTTTTGCATTAACACACTAGCTTCCTATtttgatactgtaaagctgctgtgACACAATCTAGTTAAAAGcgctataaataaaaatgacttgactTCCATTTTCAGTTGCATGAATCTCTGAATGTAATTTTCCCACTTTAACATTTATTGTcctatacaaaaatatataatttaccttttattcaaaatttttatagtttaattaaTAATCTTTCCCTTCACATCATATTGTAGGCCTTCTCTAAAAAAGACATAACATTACGTCTATTGTGCTATGACTTCTTTTTTGCTGATCTTACTACTTTCCTAATATTAAACTTGTtctcacatttctttctttctttctattcctTTTTTTTACGTGAATTTTCTTCAATGAGGGATTTGAGAAAGGtcaaattcaaatagaaagcGCGTGGCGCTGTAATCCAAGCAGTAGTGATAGATTTAGAGGACtggtctattttttatttttactggttttactgctttattttttatgtttttctaagaTATTTGTTatgactgtaataataataataataataataataataggcctatagtATATAGTAGACCTATAGCCTACTAATAAGATTATATTTGGTTCGAAtagacaatattttaaatatgaggcTATGTTACTGCTTCCCTTTGAGGCTcttgtatttttcttcttttccatCTCTCCAATCCTATTCTGCCCACAGGATTGGAGATTAGTTTTGTTCGTGCTTTGTTGCAGTTTGCTGATTTTTGCAAAATAACTGATGTTTTTGCTTTGCAGATAAAAGTGTAGTTTTAGTTTAATATGTTGCAGTTATTGGTAATAAATAATTGATCATAAATAATATCgatgataataaattatatattgttttgtgcTTGTTTCTTAAGCCGCGGTTGCTTATCTGTCTTCGCAAGAGTTGGCAACTATGAACACGTGATACAAATTGATTACTAAGCCAACCTGACAGGTGTTCTTCCCCGTCAAAATGAAGCGCCACGCGACTGCTgatctattgaaaaaaaaaagaaaaaaaaaagacacttgaGTTCGTCGGGATAAAGTTTTTGGATAATCATCTTTGATCTACTCAGAGTTTATATAGCTGCAGTTGGCAGAAACTTTCTTTATGGTCATGTACGTTTCTTTACTGTGGTGAGTAGGCCTTTTGTTTTGTCACTATCATTTCTCATATATTTCGAAGTTGTTATATTAGGCCTTATACTGATATAATTTTTGCGTTGTATGTTGTAATAACAAATTACACTAACTATAGATTGGTATTTTCGCGgtttttacaacaacaacaaaaaaaacgctTTTCTGTAGGCTATAGttgtgctgtcaaactgatgaagatgttttcttaatttgctgatGCTCTTTAAGATTTTTCGCGTTGAACTCTCTCGGCCACTGTAATTTTacctataaatgtaaaaaaaaaataacttgtgtaattttgcttttttcaggttttttttggtTGGTTTATGTCCCATCTCTGTTCCTGATTCCATACCTATTGGTAAGAAATGCAGTTCTTAAAAAGTTCAGAtggttttgttattgttgtttatataGACTGTTCCACTATGGACAATACAAGGCCCTATGTTAAAGATTGCGTATAAAGTTGTTATATGTAAAAGCTGTGTTTGTCTCTCAGGTATGTTCAGGACAGAGTGCCATGATCGTCATTTCTGGTTGTCTGTCAACTCAAATTTCCTTGGCAACAAATTTAGGTTCGAAGTTCAaggtattatttttaattactccctctttctttccttctttctcaaTTTTAAGTTCAATTCAAATTAGCTTTATTGTCCTAACAAATTGTACATTGTATTGCCAAAGTATTTATATGAGCAAGGAAAACCGAATAgggaaataaaatgtacaaaaataatggACCGTATGATGAACCGGTGTAGAAAAACAATAGTACTACAATCTTTACAatgagtggtgtgtgtgtctgtgtgagtacACTGGTCGACTTTCCCTCTTTTGTGGCAGGCATTAATGTACTTTGCCGCTAGTGAAatgcagtctttattttattttttccatcaagAAAATATTGAACTTGTTCATTGTTCTCTTGCTATTTGAAGTTGggacaaataatttcaaatttggGAAAGAACTGTTTTCGAATGCCATTTATAGTTAGGGCAGGTGGTTATGAAATGTAGTTTCTACTTCTCCTTGGCTACAGTACAGCTTTAACCTGACTGTGCTCCGATATTCTGCTGTTGCGTAGTCCCTTTTTAAGGACAAACAGAATGCAGTTTACAAATAAGCTAGGTAGTTTTCTTTTTGTGCATGAATCATTTTGTTGAGCCGAATTCTGCAGATGAGGGTGTCAATGTCCTGATGCTGGTTCTTGTTAGTCGCATTGGTCTGATTAGTCTGTTTGTGGAGCCTCAGGACCAGCTGAATGAGAGGCCTCTTTTCATTAATTTAGGGCTTTAAAATTATGTAACCAAAGATTTGATCGCTCTTTTCTGAATGTGGAGTAAAAGAGGATGTTGGCCTAATTCTACCCGGAATGCATGTATCTGTACTAGGGATGTAACGGTACGAAAAAATCcaggttcggtacgtacctctgTTTGAAAGTCActgttcggttcattttcggtacagtaagggaaagaaatggaaacattaaactgcaggttgtttattactatacacttttttttttttttttttttttttttttttttataaaatatatataaaataaaaaattaaatactgctgcaaagttctccactaaataaaattcagtttcaagccaatatcatataataaaatataatgaaaaatataaataaataactatgattacagtgcagcattaccaatcccagcttgtaggcatGCTTCACCAGAACCGTGCCTGATGCGGCGATGGCATGCTACTGcaactgtaggtgacatagagggagaccgccgacagaccaggatcttgtcttcatgacaatatctatacttcatgttgagcataaatataaagcctactgataaaggacaccgtcaacagtattgacggcaaaatagactatgtttgaggccggcgacacactggatgcgtggcgcaagcgtctcagctgcgtggcgtgtctgtttttaatttggctcccatgttaacaggttagagcttgcagactgcctgcatgaGACGTGAAAACGCGTgaatgctagaaatagaaccgacgcctatttttcacgcgacacgcgttcGTCGGAAGCGTTTtaaggcaaaatatactaggaaaatgtttatatgtcattttgtacacaaacaccttaatgacattttgatatttggaagtctataggttggcataaattcagatataaatgtaatttaaaaataaattattatagattttcaaatattgcacct
The sequence above is drawn from the Carassius auratus strain Wakin chromosome 5, ASM336829v1, whole genome shotgun sequence genome and encodes:
- the LOC113083348 gene encoding mitochondrial fission 1 protein gives rise to the protein MEAVVGEIVSPEDLEKFGKKYKAELSKSSVSKDTQFEYAWCLIRSKHPEDIKKGIVLLDELIHKGTKDDQRDYLFYLAVANYKIKEYERAQKYIKTLLRNEPGNSQAEELEKFIGNAMKKDGLVGMAIVGGIGLGLAGLAGLIGLAVAKKSA